In Trichoderma asperellum chromosome 1, complete sequence, a single window of DNA contains:
- a CDS encoding uncharacterized protein (EggNog:ENOG41), which produces MANPVGEDSWLAYLDETIRNASDLEKRVNVVEFFKRAVGVEPGSLNIWLAYCNYFWSLWADSQSDAAGWPEEEQMMGRELFSFESALGLWQQGYEAIKYRINDSHLLWDRWVSLEMELLEKTKTPEGVKRITHLYRDRLMTPHLTWDNTAQMYSTFLSEYNRAAWEESMKDITVLSQDAKRLMGERDSFELKLQQASRADDMEAQKKTMIEYLEWETSQVDGGQDGTDINFNLCCGLYARALTGIFASDESIWHEHIVFLSSSYADAKDPEFLLNALRRAVQHCPWSGRLWNRLILCAEEARLEFSEVESIKHAATSENQLYKHGMESMIEMYVAWCGFLKRTAMDASATDEAVDVADVGLSAALEDVEIVGKRLYGKDFQGDPKFRLERIYIQYLTEKKKAIDEARLQWNKLAKAQIHADSHDFWFRYYMWEMLIFSSTNSSNSPTPSSAGGNFRIPVLATAVLQRAVDRPTIDWPEKVLEVYMQHCNDYELSHSVRRAADIVQKAENSIAKRRRLEEEEKAAAYAVYYSAQTAVDHDEAIGEEASSSQTKRKREDAAEPQEDAGTNKRQKGDHELREAQSGLRRDRENTSVIVKNLPAEVTQTKLRQYFKEYGHINNITALVREKDGQSSTALIEFSAPDEARSALLRHGKFFGQSQLTVQSGHDLTIYVANYPPTADEKYIRQLFQDCGDILSIRWPSLKVNSHRRFCYVSFRDSDASARAVAKEGTLLNGKYKLLAKYSDPNRKKNREGAVAEGREVHVSGLSPSTTEEEIREVFSKYGNIARINVPQNINGKGRGFAFIDFETKDEANKAASELNKAKFFNRILQVEISKPSNVKPTAHSVVNDRATPASQATDHAEGDTTMGGSTTAADIAARTIALMGLSDTVNDARVRALVEPFGPIVKLVLQPSNGGAKIEFADSSAAGKASLQLSNMEFEDRKLRVGSLDDLRHAKAERVQDRIVPRSQTSSKKDKPAGSTEKSFIPSSMIRRPALGRPGPKRGGGFPAPRMLPISNVKPTAEDTKPEAKSNADFKELFLKSSAAKDTKDNKDNKGGDN; this is translated from the coding sequence ATGGCTAATCCCGTAGGCGAGGACAGCTGGCTGGCCTATCTCGACGAAACCATCCGCAACGCCTCCGACCTCGAGAAACGCGTAAATGTCGTCGAATTCTTCAAACGTGCTGTTGGCGTGGAGCCTGGCAGCTTGAATATATGGCTTGCATACTGCAACTATTTCTGGTCCCTTTGGGCGGATAGCCAGTCTGACGCCGCTGGATGGCCAGAGGAAGAGCAAATGATGGGCCGGGAGCTTTTCTCGTTTGAATCTGCCCTTGGCTTGTGGCAGCAGGGCTATGAGGCTATCAAATATCGTATTAATGATAGCCATCTTCTCTGGGACCGCTGGGTATCTCTCGAaatggagctgctggaaaagacaaaaacaccAGAGGGCGTCAAGCGCATCACGCACCTGTACCGTGACCGACTGATGACGCCTCATCTCACATGGGACAACACGGCGCAAATGTACTCGACCTTTTTATCGGAATACAATCGAGCTGCATGGGAGGAATCGATGAAAGATATTACGGTGCTGTCTCAAGACGCAAAGCGGCTTATGGGCGAACGAGATTCCTTCGAACTCAAGTTGCAGCAGGCGTCACGAGCCGACGACATGGAAGCCCAAAAGAAGACCATGATTGAATATCTCGAGTGGGAGACATCACAGGTTGATGGCGGCCAAGATGGCACCGATATCAATTTCAACCTCTGCTGTGGACTCTATGCCAGAGCTTTGACCGGAATATTCGCGTCCGATGAATCGATTTGGCACGAGCACATCGTTTTTCTCTCATCCTCATATGCCGACGCCAAAGACCCTGAATTTCTCCTCAACGCCCTTCGTCGAGCCGTTCAGCATTGCCCCTGGTCTGGTCGCTTATGGAATAGGTTAATACTATGCGCAGAGGAGGCGAGATTAGAGTTTTCTGAAGTGGAGTCAATCAAGCATGCCGCAACGAGCGAAAATCAGCTATACAAGCATGGTATGGAGAGTATGATCGAGATGTATGTAGCCTGGTGCGGCTTCCTCAAGCGTACCGCCATGGACGCAAGCGCTACCGACGAGGCTGTCGACGTGGCTGATGTAGGCCTGAGTGCCGCTCTCGAGGATGTTGAAATTGTAGGCAAGAGACTCTACGGCAAAGACTTTCAGGGCGATCCCAAATTTCGACTTGAGCGCATCTATATCCAGTACTtgacagagaagaaaaaagcaatagatGAGGCAAGATTGCAGTGGAATaagctggccaaggctcAAATCCACGCCGATAGCCATGATTTCTGGTTTCGCTACTATATGTGGGAGATGctcatcttttcttctaccaACTCATCCAACAGTCCTACGCCTTCTTCCGCAGGTGGTAATTTCCGAATACCGGTGCTTGCAACCGCTGTTCTTCAGCGCGCTGTGGACCGACCGACCATTGACTGGCCGGAAAAAGTGCTGGAGGTCTACATGCAGCATTGCAACGACTATGAATTATCACATTCTGTACGCAGGGCGGCAGATATAGTGCAAAAAGCCGAAAACAGTATTGCAAAGCGACGTaggctggaagaagaagagaaagctgcTGCCTATGCTGTCTATTATAGCGCACAGACAGCGGTAGACCATGACGAAGCCATTGGAGAGGAGGCTTCCTCAAgccagacgaagaggaaacgagaagatgctgccgaGCCTCAGGAAGATGCTGGCACCAACAAGCGCCAAAAAGGCGACCACGAATTGCGCGAAGCCCAGTCTGGCCTGCGGAGAGACAGAGAAAATACGTCTGTGATTGTCAAAAATCTCCCCGCCGAGGTCACTCAGACAAAACTTCGTCAATATTTCAAAGAGTATGGCCACATAAACAATATCACAGCGCTTGTTCGAGAAAAGGATGGTCAGTCTTCAACCGCATTGATTGAATTCAGTGCGCCAGATGAGGCTCGATCCGCATTGCTTAGGCATGGAAAGTTCTTCGGGCAATCTCAGCTTACCGTCCAATCTGGCCATGACCTAACTATATATGTTGCCAACTACCCGCCTACCGCCGATGAAAAATATATTCGCCAGCTATTTCAAGACTGTGGAGATATTTTAAGCATTCGGTGGCCTAGTTTAAAGGTGAACTCGCATCGTCGGTTCTGCTACGTCTCTTTCCGTGACAGCGATGCGTCCGCCAGAGCCGTGGCGAAAGAAGGCACCCTACTTAATGGTAAGTACAAGCTCTTGGCTAAATACTCAGATCCCAACCGCAAGAAGAACCGAGAGGGTGCTGTTGCCGAGGGCCGAGAAGTTCACGTTTCAGGGTTGAGCCCTTCAACTACAGAAGAGGAAATCCGCGAGGTCTTTTCGAAATACGGAAATATTGCAAGAATAAACGTTCCCCAAAACATCAACGGAAAGGGTCGTGGATTTGCATTCATCGACTTCGAAACAAAAGATGAAGCCAACAAGGCCGCGTCAGAGCTGAACAAGGCCAAGTTCTTCAACCGAATCCTTCAAGTTGAGATCTCAAAACCTTCTAATGTAAAGCCCACGGCTCATAGCGTAGTAAACGACCGCGCAACTCCAGCCTCTCAGGCGACTGACCATGCCGAGGGCGACACAACAATGGGAGGCTCCACTACTGCTGCCGATATTGCTGCACGTACTATTGCACTTATGGGTTTGTCTGACACTGTCAATGACGCCCGAGTGAGAGCACTTGTTGAGCCATTTGGACCCATTGTCAAGCTCGTCCTCCAGCCTAGCAATGGCGGCGCAAAGATCGAATTTGCAGACTCTTCCGCTGCGGGCAAGGCAAGCTTGCAGCTCAGCAACATGGAGTTTGAAGACCGCAAGTTACGAGTCGGCTCTCTTGATGATCTTCGCCATGCTAAGGCCGAGAGAGTGCAAGATCGTATTGTTCCCCGTAGCCAGACTTCATCTAAAAAGGACAAACCAGCTGGTAGCACGGAGAAGAGCTTCATACCGTCGTCAATGATTAGGCGACCTGCTTTAGGGAGGCCAGGTCCGAAGCGTGGAGGTGGCTTCCCTGCTCCGAGAATGTTACCAATTTCTAATGTAAAACCTACGGCGGAAGATACAAAACCAGAAGCGAAGAGTAATGCAGACTTTAAAGAGCTGTTTTTGAAGAGCTCGGCTGCGAAGGATACTAAGGATAATAAGGACAATAAGGGGGGCGACAACTAA
- a CDS encoding uncharacterized protein (EggNog:ENOG41~TransMembrane:1 (o157-181i)) encodes MHLVWRESDNGFLLTRKIGQQLAFSATGAQAPPTSSVPTGNPAATTPAGATTPVPTAPATSASIPETSIPSTSPQATGPPTTTPPASTGAPTSSPPTSTAPPPTTTGVNSGTFPFSNSTSSAVPSTTVPATSATSTPTSSETAAAGAGSGSGLSQGAAIGIGVGVAGGVVAIAFAAVFLFLRNRNRPHASFDISHPPSNTGSGQGAFEKYSNDIEMVSNRYEDMVPRQQPRVMV; translated from the exons ATGCATCTCGTATGGCGCGAGTCTGACAATGGCTTCCTACTCACTCGCAAAATAGGCCAACAACTAGCATTCTCAGCTACCGGCGCTCAAGCTCCTCCTACTTCAAGCGTACCAACAGGAAACCCAGCTGCCACAACACCAGCAGGTGCCACAACGCCAGTACCAACAGCTCCAGCCACCAGCGCCTCAATCCCCGAAACATCGATCCCCTCGACTTCACCGCAGGCCACAGGTCCACCAACGACAACACCGCCAGCCTCGACAGGAGCTCCAACCTCATCTCCGCCAACGTCAACTGCTCCACCCCCAACTACCACCGGCGTA AACTCGGGAACATTTCCGTTTTCCAACTCTACTTCGTCTGCTGTCCCATCCACCACCGTTCCTGCTACTTCTGCCACCTCTACTCCCACTTCTAGCGAGACGGCCGCGGCCGGTGCCGGTAGTGGCTCGGGACTATCTCAAGGTGCAGCCATTGGTATTGGAGTCGGAGTTGCGGGTGGCGTAGTTGCAATtgcctttgctgctgttttcttGTTCCTCCGAAATCGCAATAGGCCTCACGCCTCTTTTGACATATCTCACCCCCCTTCCAATACGGGGTCTGGACAAGGCGCTTTCGAAAAGTACTCGAATGATATCGAAATGGTTTCCAACAGGTACGAAGATATGGTgcctcggcagcagccaagggTTATGGTATAA
- a CDS encoding mitochondrial 54S ribosomal protein uL22m (EggNog:ENOG41~BUSCO:EOG092D3X9I), translating into MSLRLATRRLALPSQSLSASLLTPGKNVSQGSTGVVVQRRNKWSINMFKGWGKSGAKDSGDKGQDPVASELDDPKKRQQFLQRNMRGGVEDNIFQDEIEASKPASETPAAPASEERTKESLAMVVDPDARSRIRWQRKKVIQMVRRNGELTREERIRMTERELLHKSEFMPTSVKKLVMLARQIAGKPVDEAIQQMKWSKKKFAAEVKYHLEEARDMAVVQRGMGLGKVNGDLLDKPRKVQTKDGKWIEIVDPTRLYVAQSWVGRGPWRGKELDYKGRGRMGIIQHPSTSFTVILKEEKTRIREYEEQKAKEAQKGPWVHLPNRKVHGQRPYYSW; encoded by the exons ATGAGTCTACGGCTAGCCACTCGGCGGCTGGCCCTGCCAA GCCAATCTCTTTCAGCTTCCTTGCTGACACCGGGAAAAAATGTTTCGCAGGGAAGTACTGGCGTGGTAGTTCAACGCCGCAACAAATGGTCGATCAACATGTTCAAGGGCTGGGGTAAATCTGGTGCCAAGGACTCTGGAGACAAAGGTCAAGATCCGGTAGCCTCTGAATTGGACGATCCTAAAAAGCGACAACAATTCCTGCAGAGGAACATGCGAGGTGGAGTGGAGGACAACATTTTCCAGGACGAAATCGAAGCCTCAAAGCCGGCATCTGAAACACCTGCCGCCCCAGCATCGGAAGAGAGGACGAAAGAGAGTTTGGCGATGGTGGTCGACCCAGATGCCCGGAGCCGCATTCGATGGCAGCGGAAAAAGGTCATTCAAATGGTTCGACGAAACGGAGAGCTGACCAGGGAAGAGAGGATACGGATGACGGAGAGGGAGCTGCTTCACAAGAGCGAGTTTATGCCAACAAGCGTCAAGAAGCTGGTCATGTTGGCACGACAGATTGCCGGCAAGCCGGTTGACGAAGCCATTCAACAAATGAAGTGGTCAAAAAAGAAGTTTGCGGCCGAGGTTAAATATCACCTGGAGGAGGCTCGAGACATGGCTGTTGTCCAGCGTGGTATGGGTCTCGGCAAGGTCAACGGCGACCTTTTGGACAAGCCTCGAAAAGTGCAAACAAAGGATGGCAAGTGGATAGAGATTGTAGACCCGACCCGTTTGTACGTTGCACAGTCATGGGTTGGGCGAGGCCCCTGGCGTGGAAAGGAGCTGGACTATAAAGGCCGTGGGAGAATGGGTATCATCCAACACCCAAGCACCA GCTTTACAGTCATcctgaaggaagaaaaaaccaGAATCAGAGAATACGAAGAGCAGAAAGCCAAGGAGGCACAAAAAGGCCCTTGGGTTCATCTGCCGAACCGCAAAGTGCACGGCCAGAGACCATATTATTCATGGTAG